A genome region from Schistocerca nitens isolate TAMUIC-IGC-003100 chromosome 4, iqSchNite1.1, whole genome shotgun sequence includes the following:
- the LOC126252053 gene encoding uncharacterized PE-PGRS family protein PE_PGRS54-like isoform X4 codes for MRATAVWAALLLQLAVVAAAPWNTGCLFSRDPDCWRSHAGTSVDNHAFGTLHTQNSALTPAKDDNRWPHIRQQEAENGESEQNHPADVKKKYLHELTRLLQGIMAEREERSRSDSDSSSDSSSSSSSTNENNISNTENSSSNEFGSGQDGHSGENGSGSGGGSGGLAGSGGLGSGSGNGGNGGNGGNGGDGGDSVTGGDGGDGGNGGNGGDAGDSSNGGDAGDGGDGGDGGNGGDAGDGGDGGNGGDGGDGGDGGSGGDAGNGGDGGNGGDGGDGGDGGSGGDAGNGGDGGDGGDGGNGGDGGDGGDGGSGGDAGDGGDGGDGGDGGNGGDAGDGGDGGNGGDGGDGGDGGSGSDASNGGDGGDGGDGGNGGDAGDGGDGGDGGDGGNGGDAGDGGDGGNGGNGGDGGDGSSGGDAGDGGDGGDGGNGGDAGDGGDGGNGGDGGDGGDGGSGGDAGNGGDGGDGGDGGDAGDGGDGGNGGDGGDGGNGGDAGDGGDGGNGGDGGDGGDGGSGGAAGDGGDGGSGGDAGDGGDGGNGGDGGDGGSGGDAGDGGDGGDGGDGGNGGDAGDGGDGGNGGDGGDGGDGGSGSDASNGGDGGDGGDGGNGGDAGDGGDGGDGGDGGNGGDAGDGGDGGNGGNGGDGGDGSSGGDAGDGGDGGDGGNGGDAGDGGDGGNGGDGGDGGDGGSGGDAGDGGDGGDGDNGGDGGDGGDGGNGGDGGDAGDGGSGSDAGNGVDGGDGGNGGDAGDGGDGGNGGDGGDGGNGGDAGDGGDGGNGGNGGDAGDGGSGGDAGDGGDGGNGGDAGDGGDGGNGGDGGDGGDGGSGGDAGNGGDGGDGGDGGNGGDAGDGGDGGDGGNGGDAGDGGDGGNGGNGGDGGEGGSGGDAGDGGDGGDGGNGGDAGDGGDGGNGGNGGDAGDGGNGGDAGDGGNGGDGGNGGDGGSGGDAGNGGDGGNGGDGGDGGNGGDSGSGGSGGSGGDGGNGGSGGSGGSDGSDGTDGSDGGNGDDAGNGGDGGNGGDGGNGGSGGDAGDGGDGGDGGDGGSGGGAGDGGDGGNGGDGGDGSDGGSGGGAGDGGNGGDGGNGGDAGNGGDGGNGGDGGDGGSGGDSGNGGDGGNGGDGGDGGNGGDSGNGGDGGDGGDGGDGGSGGGAGDGGDGGNGGDGGDGGSGGDSGNGGDGGNGGDGGDGGNGGDSGNGGDGGDGGNGGNGGDGGNGGNGGEGGDGGNGGDGGDGGNGGDGGDGGDGGNGGNGGNDNDGQSNNESGSSDGGSDSDGGIGDCPAVGSCPLHEDAGSDVTLLPHATDCGQYCVCDHGVPVAMPCPAGLHFNPELRVCDWPYAAGCEVQS; via the exons ATGAGAG CTACGGCGGTGTGGGCGGCGCTGCTTCTGCAGCTGGCGGTCGTAGCGGCGGCGCCCTGGAACACGGGGTGTCTCTTCTCCAGGGACCCCGACTGTTGGCGATCGCACGCAG GCACAAGTGTGGATAATCACGCCTTTGGGACACTTCACACACAGAATTCGGCACTTACCCCAGCAAAGGATGACAACAGATGGCCACATATCCGACAGCAGGAAGCAGAAAATGGCGAAAGTGAACAAAATCATCCAGCCGATGTAAAGAAAAAGTACTTACATGAATTAACGAGACTCTTACAAGGTATTATGGCAGAGAGGGAAGAAAGAAGTAGGAGCGACAGCGACAgtagcagcgacagcagcagcagcagtagtagcacTAATGAGAACAATATTAGTAACACTGAAAACAGTAGCAGTAATGAATTTGGAAGTGGACAAGATGGACATAGTGGAGAGAATGGAAGTGGAAGTGGAGGTGGCAGTGGAGGACTAGCTGGTAGTGGAGGACTCGGAAGTGGCAGTGGAAATGGTGGAAACGGTGGTAATGGAGGCAACGGTGGGGACGGTGGAGACAGTGTAACTGGAGGAGATGGAGGGGATGGTGGAAATGGAGGTAATGGTGGAGATGCTGGCGACAGCAGCAATGGTGGTGATGCCGGTGATGGAGGAGATGGTGGTGATGGAGGCAATGGTGGTGATGCTGGAGATGGAGGTGATGGTGGAAATGGCGGCGATGGCGGAGATGGAGGTGATGGAGGCAGTGGTGGTGATGCTGGCAATGGAGGTGATGGTGGAAATGGAGGTGATGGTGGAGATGGAGGTGATGGAGGCAGTGGTGGTGATGCTGGCAATGGTGGAGATGGTGGTGATGGAGGTGATGGTGGAAATGGAGGTGACGGTGGAGATGGAGGTGATGGAGGCAGTGGAGGTGATGCTGGAGATGGAggagatggtggtgatggtggcgaCGGAGGCAATGGTGGCGATGCTGGAGATGGAGGAGATGGTGGAAATGGAGGCGATGGTGGTGATGGAGGTGATGGAGGCAGCGGTAGTGATGCCAGCAATGGAggagatggtggtgatggtggtgatggaggCAATGGTGGTGATGCTGGTGATGGAggagatggtggtgatggtggcgaTGGAGGCAACGGTGGTGATGCTGGAGATGGAGGTGATGGTGGAAATGGAGGCAATGGTGGTGATGGAGGTGATGGAAGCAGTGGTGGTGATGCTGGAGATGGAGGAGATGGTGGTGATGGAGGCAATGGTGGTGATGCTGGCGATGGAGGTGATGGTGGAAATGGAGGCGATGGTGGAGATGGAGGTGATGGAGGCAGTGGTGGTGACGCTGGCAATGGAGGAGATGGTGGTGATGGAGGCGATGGTGGTGATGCTGGTGATGGAGGTGATGGTGGAAATGGTGGTGATGGTGGCGATGGAGGCAATGGTGGTGATGCTGGAGATGGAGGAGATGGTGGAAATGGAGGCGATGGTGGTGATGGAGGTGATGGAGGCAGTGGTGGTGCTGCTGGAGATGGTGGTGATGGAGGCAGTGGCGGTGATGCTGgcgatggtggtgatggtggaaaTGGAG GTGATGGTGGAGATGGAGGCAGTGGAGGTGATGCTGGAGATGGAggagatggtggtgatggtggcgaCGGAGGCAATGGTGGTGATGCTGGAGATGGAGGAGATGGTGGAAATGGAGGCGATGGTGGTGATGGAGGTGATGGAGGCAGCGGTAGTGATGCCAGCAATGGAggagatggtggtgatggtggtgatggaggCAATGGTGGTGATGCTGGTGATGGAggagatggtggtgatggtggcgaTGGAGGCAACGGTGGTGATGCTGGAGATGGAGGTGATGGTGGAAATGGAGGCAATGGTGGTGATGGAGGTGATGGAAGCAGTGGTGGTGATGCTGGAGATGGAGGAGATGGTGGTGATGGAGGCAATGGTGGTGATGCTGGCGATGGAGGTGATGGTGGAAATGGAGGTGATGGTGGAGATGGAGGTGATGGAGGCAGTGGAGGTGATGCTGGAGATGGAGGCGATGGTGGCGATGGAGACAATGGTGGTGATGGTggagatggtggtgatggtggaaaTGGAGGTGATGGTGGAGATGCAGGTGATGGAGGCAGTGGTAGTGATGCTGGCAATGGAGTAGATGGTGGAGATGGAGGCAATGGTGGTGATGCTGGTGATGGAGGTGATGGTGGaaatggtggtgatggtggtgacgGAGGCAATGGTGGTGATGCTGGAGATGGAGGAGATGGTGGAAATGGAGGCAATGGTGGTGATGCAGGTGATGGAGGCAGTGGTGGTGAtgctggtgatggtggtgatggaggCAATGGCGGTGATGCTGGCGATGGTGGCGATGGTGGAAATGGAGGTGATGGTGGAGATGGAGGTGATGGAGGCAGTGGTGGTGATGCTGGCAATGGTggagatggtggtgatggtggtgatggaggTAATGGTGGTGATGCTGGTGATGGAGGAGATGGTGGTGATGGAGGCAATGGCGGTGATGCTGGTGATGGAGGTGATGGTGGAAACGGAGGTAATGGCGGAGATGGAGGTGAAGGAGGCAGTGGTGGTGATGCTGGAGATGGAGGAGATGGTGGTGATGGAGGCAATGGTGGTGATGCTGGCGATGGAGGTGATGGTGGAAATGGTGGCAATGGTGGAGATGCAGGTGATGGAGGCAATGGTGGTGATGCTGGAGATGGTGGAAATGGCGGTGATGGTGGAAATGGAGGTGATGGAGGCAGTGGTGGTGATGCTGGCAATGGAGGTGATGGTGGAAATGGTGGTGATGGTGGAGATGGAGGCAATGGTGGTGATTCTGGCAGTGGTGGCAGTGGAGGAAGTGGAGGAGATGGTGGTAATGGTGGAagtggtggcagtggtggcagTGATGGTAGTGATGGCACTGATGGCAGTGATGGAGGCAATGGTGATGATGCTGGAAATGGAGGTGATGGTGGCAATGGAGGAGATGGAGGTAATGGAGGCAGTGGTGGCGATGCTGGTGATGGAGGTGATGGTGGAGATGGTGGTGATGGAGGTAGTGGTGGAGGTGCTGGTGATGGAGGGGATGGTGGAAATGGTGGTGATGGTGGAGATGGAAGTGATGGAggcagtggtggtggtgctggtgatgGTGGCAATGGTGGTGATGGAGGCAATGGTGGTGATGCTGGTAATGGAGGTGATGGTGGAAATGGTGGAGATGGAGGTGATGGAGGCAGTGGTGGAGATTCTGGCAATGGAGGTGATGGTGGAAATGGTGGTGATGGAGGAGACGGTGGCAATGGTGGTGATTCTGGCAATGGAGGAGATGGTggagatggtggtgatggtggtgatggaggTAGTGGTGGAGGTGCTGGTGATGGAGGTGATGGTGGAAATGGTGGAGATGGAGGTGATGGAGGCAGTGGTGGAGATTCTGGCAATGGAGGTGATGGTGGAAATGGTGGTGATGGAGGAGACGGTGGCAATGGTGGTGATTCTGGCAATGGAGGAGATGGTGGAGATGGTGGAAATGGAGGTAATGGTGGAGATGGTGGTAATGGAGGTAATGGTGGAGAAGGTGGAGATGGCGGTAATGGAGGCGATGGTGGAGATGGCGGTAATGGAGGCGATGGTggagatggtggtgatggtggcaaCGGAGGTAATGGAGGTAATGATAATGATGGCCAGTCTAATAATGAAAGTGGCAGCAGTGATGGAGGCAGTGATTCTGATGGTGGCATTGGTGACTGCCCGGCCGTTGGCAGTTGTCCATTACACGAAGATGCTGGATCAGATGTTACACTGTTGCCCCATGCCACTGATTGTGGACAGTATTGTGTATGTGACCATGGCGTTCCAGTAGCCATGCCTTGTCCTGCAGGACTCCACTTCAACCCAGAGCTGAGAGTCTGCGACTGGCCATATGCTGCTGGTTGTGAGGTACAGAGCTAA
- the LOC126252053 gene encoding uncharacterized PE-PGRS family protein PE_PGRS54-like isoform X33, whose protein sequence is MRATAVWAALLLQLAVVAAAPWNTGCLFSRDPDCWRSHAGTSVDNHAFGTLHTQNSALTPAKDDNRWPHIRQQEAENGESEQNHPADVKKKYLHELTRLLQGIMAEREERSRSDSDSSSDSSSSSSSTNENNISNTENSSSNEFGSGQDGHSGENGSGSGGGSGGLAGSGGLGSGSGNGGNGGNGGNGGDGGDSVTGGDGGDGGNGGNGGDAGDSSNGGDAGDGGDGGDGGNGGDAGDGGDGGNGGDGGDGGDGGSGGDAGNGGDGGNGGDGGDGGDGGSGGDAGNGGDGGDGGDGGNGGDGGDGGDGGSGGDAGDGGDGGDGGDGGNGGDAGDGGDGGNGGDGGDGGDGGDGGSGSDASNGGDGGDGGDGGNGGDAGDGGDGGDGGDGGNGGDAGDGGDGGNGGNGGDGGDGSSGGDAGDGGDGGDGGNGGDAGDGGDGGNGGDGGDGGDGGSGGDAGDGGDGGDGDNGGDGGDGGDGGNGGDGGDAGDGGSGSDAGNGVDGGDGGNGGDAGDGGDGGNGGDGGDGGNGGDAGDGGDGGNGGNGGDAGDGGSGGDAGDGGDGGNGGDAGDGGDGGNGGDGGDGGDGGSGGDAGNGGDGGDGGDGGNGGDAGDGGDGGDGGNGGDAGDGGDGGNGGNGGDGGEGGSGGDAGDGGDGGDGGNGGDAGDGGDGGNGGNGGDAGDGGNGGDAGDGGNGGDGGNGGDGGSGGDAGNGGDGGNGGDGGDGGNGGDSGSGGSGGSGGDGGNGGSGGSGGSDGSDGTDGSDGGNGDDAGNGGDGGNGGDGGNGGSGGDAGDGGDGGDGGDGGSGGGAGDGGDGGNGGDGGDGSDGGSGGGAGDGGNGGDGGNGGDAGNGGDGGNGGDGGDGGSGGDSGNGGDGGNGGDGGDGGNGGDSGNGGDGGDGGDGGDGGSGGGAGDGGDGGNGGDGGDGGSGGDSGNGGDGGNGGDGGDGGNGGDSGNGGDGGDGGNGGNGGDGGNGGNGGEGGDGGNGGDGGDGGNGGDGGDGGDGGNGGNGGNDNDGQSNNESGSSDGGSDSDGGIGDCPAVGSCPLHEDAGSDVTLLPHATDCGQYCVCDHGVPVAMPCPAGLHFNPELRVCDWPYAAGCEVQS, encoded by the exons ATGAGAG CTACGGCGGTGTGGGCGGCGCTGCTTCTGCAGCTGGCGGTCGTAGCGGCGGCGCCCTGGAACACGGGGTGTCTCTTCTCCAGGGACCCCGACTGTTGGCGATCGCACGCAG GCACAAGTGTGGATAATCACGCCTTTGGGACACTTCACACACAGAATTCGGCACTTACCCCAGCAAAGGATGACAACAGATGGCCACATATCCGACAGCAGGAAGCAGAAAATGGCGAAAGTGAACAAAATCATCCAGCCGATGTAAAGAAAAAGTACTTACATGAATTAACGAGACTCTTACAAGGTATTATGGCAGAGAGGGAAGAAAGAAGTAGGAGCGACAGCGACAgtagcagcgacagcagcagcagcagtagtagcacTAATGAGAACAATATTAGTAACACTGAAAACAGTAGCAGTAATGAATTTGGAAGTGGACAAGATGGACATAGTGGAGAGAATGGAAGTGGAAGTGGAGGTGGCAGTGGAGGACTAGCTGGTAGTGGAGGACTCGGAAGTGGCAGTGGAAATGGTGGAAACGGTGGTAATGGAGGCAACGGTGGGGACGGTGGAGACAGTGTAACTGGAGGAGATGGAGGGGATGGTGGAAATGGAGGTAATGGTGGAGATGCTGGCGACAGCAGCAATGGTGGTGATGCCGGTGATGGAGGAGATGGTGGTGATGGAGGCAATGGTGGTGATGCTGGAGATGGAGGTGATGGTGGAAATGGCGGCGATGGCGGAGATGGAGGTGATGGAGGCAGTGGTGGTGATGCTGGCAATGGAGGTGATGGTGGAAATGGAGGTGATGGTGGAGATGGAGGTGATGGAGGCAGTGGTGGTGATGCTGGCAATGGTGGAGATGGTGGTGATGGAGGTGATGGTGGAAATGGAGGTGACGGTGGAGATGGAGGTGATGGAGGCAGTGGAGGTGATGCTGGAGATGGAggagatggtggtgatggtggcgaCGGAGGCAATGGTGGCGATGCTGGAGATGGAGGAGATGGTGGAAATGGAGGCGATGGTG GCGATGGTGGTGATGGAGGTGATGGAGGCAGCGGTAGTGATGCCAGCAATGGAggagatggtggtgatggtggtgatggaggCAATGGTGGTGATGCTGGTGATGGAggagatggtggtgatggtggcgaTGGAGGCAACGGTGGTGATGCTGGAGATGGAGGTGATGGTGGAAATGGAGGCAATGGTGGTGATGGAGGTGATGGAAGCAGTGGTGGTGATGCTGGAGATGGAGGAGATGGTGGTGATGGAGGCAATGGTGGTGATGCTGGCGATGGAGGTGATGGTGGAAATGGAGGTGATGGTGGAGATGGAGGTGATGGAGGCAGTGGAGGTGATGCTGGAGATGGAGGCGATGGTGGCGATGGAGACAATGGTGGTGATGGTggagatggtggtgatggtggaaaTGGAGGTGATGGTGGAGATGCAGGTGATGGAGGCAGTGGTAGTGATGCTGGCAATGGAGTAGATGGTGGAGATGGAGGCAATGGTGGTGATGCTGGTGATGGAGGTGATGGTGGaaatggtggtgatggtggtgacgGAGGCAATGGTGGTGATGCTGGAGATGGAGGAGATGGTGGAAATGGAGGCAATGGTGGTGATGCAGGTGATGGAGGCAGTGGTGGTGAtgctggtgatggtggtgatggaggCAATGGCGGTGATGCTGGCGATGGTGGCGATGGTGGAAATGGAGGTGATGGTGGAGATGGAGGTGATGGAGGCAGTGGTGGTGATGCTGGCAATGGTggagatggtggtgatggtggtgatggaggTAATGGTGGTGATGCTGGTGATGGAGGAGATGGTGGTGATGGAGGCAATGGCGGTGATGCTGGTGATGGAGGTGATGGTGGAAACGGAGGTAATGGCGGAGATGGAGGTGAAGGAGGCAGTGGTGGTGATGCTGGAGATGGAGGAGATGGTGGTGATGGAGGCAATGGTGGTGATGCTGGCGATGGAGGTGATGGTGGAAATGGTGGCAATGGTGGAGATGCAGGTGATGGAGGCAATGGTGGTGATGCTGGAGATGGTGGAAATGGCGGTGATGGTGGAAATGGAGGTGATGGAGGCAGTGGTGGTGATGCTGGCAATGGAGGTGATGGTGGAAATGGTGGTGATGGTGGAGATGGAGGCAATGGTGGTGATTCTGGCAGTGGTGGCAGTGGAGGAAGTGGAGGAGATGGTGGTAATGGTGGAagtggtggcagtggtggcagTGATGGTAGTGATGGCACTGATGGCAGTGATGGAGGCAATGGTGATGATGCTGGAAATGGAGGTGATGGTGGCAATGGAGGAGATGGAGGTAATGGAGGCAGTGGTGGCGATGCTGGTGATGGAGGTGATGGTGGAGATGGTGGTGATGGAGGTAGTGGTGGAGGTGCTGGTGATGGAGGGGATGGTGGAAATGGTGGTGATGGTGGAGATGGAAGTGATGGAggcagtggtggtggtgctggtgatgGTGGCAATGGTGGTGATGGAGGCAATGGTGGTGATGCTGGTAATGGAGGTGATGGTGGAAATGGTGGAGATGGAGGTGATGGAGGCAGTGGTGGAGATTCTGGCAATGGAGGTGATGGTGGAAATGGTGGTGATGGAGGAGACGGTGGCAATGGTGGTGATTCTGGCAATGGAGGAGATGGTggagatggtggtgatggtggtgatggaggTAGTGGTGGAGGTGCTGGTGATGGAGGTGATGGTGGAAATGGTGGAGATGGAGGTGATGGAGGCAGTGGTGGAGATTCTGGCAATGGAGGTGATGGTGGAAATGGTGGTGATGGAGGAGACGGTGGCAATGGTGGTGATTCTGGCAATGGAGGAGATGGTGGAGATGGTGGAAATGGAGGTAATGGTGGAGATGGTGGTAATGGAGGTAATGGTGGAGAAGGTGGAGATGGCGGTAATGGAGGCGATGGTGGAGATGGCGGTAATGGAGGCGATGGTggagatggtggtgatggtggcaaCGGAGGTAATGGAGGTAATGATAATGATGGCCAGTCTAATAATGAAAGTGGCAGCAGTGATGGAGGCAGTGATTCTGATGGTGGCATTGGTGACTGCCCGGCCGTTGGCAGTTGTCCATTACACGAAGATGCTGGATCAGATGTTACACTGTTGCCCCATGCCACTGATTGTGGACAGTATTGTGTATGTGACCATGGCGTTCCAGTAGCCATGCCTTGTCCTGCAGGACTCCACTTCAACCCAGAGCTGAGAGTCTGCGACTGGCCATATGCTGCTGGTTGTGAGGTACAGAGCTAA
- the LOC126252053 gene encoding uncharacterized PE-PGRS family protein PE_PGRS54-like isoform X24 — protein sequence MRATAVWAALLLQLAVVAAAPWNTGCLFSRDPDCWRSHAGTSVDNHAFGTLHTQNSALTPAKDDNRWPHIRQQEAENGESEQNHPADVKKKYLHELTRLLQGIMAEREERSRSDSDSSSDSSSSSSSTNENNISNTENSSSNEFGSGQDGHSGENGSGSGGGSGGLAGSGGLGSGSGNGGNGGNGGNGGDGGDSVTGGDGGDGGNGGNGGDAGDSSNGGDAGDGGDGGDGGNGGDAGDGGDGGNGGDGGDGGDGGSGGDAGNGGDGGNGGDGGDGGDGGSGGDAGNGGDGGDGGDGGNGGDGGDGGDGGSGGDAGDGGDGGDGGDGGNGGDAGDGGDGGNGGDGGDGGDGGSGSDASNGGDGGDGGDGGNGGDAGDGGDGGDGGDGGNGGDAGDGGDGGNGGNGGDGGDGSSGGDAGDGGDGGDGGNGGDAGDGGDGGNGGDGGDGGDGGSGGDAGNGGDGGDGGDGGDAGDGGDGGNGGDGGDGGNGGDAGDGGDGGNGGDGGDGGDGGSGGAAGDGGDGGSGGDAGDGGDGGNGGDGGDGGDGGSGGDAGNGGDGGDGGDAGNGGDGGDGGSGGDAGDGGDGGDGGDGGNGGDAGDGGDGGNGGDGGDGGDGGSGGDAGDGGDGGNGGDAGDGGDGGNGGDGGDGGDGGSGGDAGNGGDGGDGGDGGNGGDAGDGGDGGDGGNGGDAGDGGDGGNGGNGGDGGEGGSGGDAGDGGDGGDGGNGGDAGDGGDGGNGGNGGDAGDGGNGGDAGDGGNGGDGGNGGDGGSGGDAGNGGDGGNGGDGGDGGNGGDSGSGGSGGSGGDGGNGGSGGSGGSDGSDGTDGSDGGNGDDAGNGGDGGNGGDGGNGGSGGDAGDGGDGGDGGDGGSGGGAGDGGDGGNGGDGGDGSDGGSGGGAGDGGNGGDGGNGGDAGNGGDGGNGGDGGDGGSGGDSGNGGDGGNGGDGGDGGNGGDSGNGGDGGDGGDGGDGGSGGGAGDGGDGGNGGDGGDGGSGGDSGNGGDGGNGGDGGDGGNGGDSGNGGDGGDGGNGGNGGDGGNGGNGGEGGDGGNGGDGGDGGNGGDGGDGGDGGNGGNGGNDNDGQSNNESGSSDGGSDSDGGIGDCPAVGSCPLHEDAGSDVTLLPHATDCGQYCVCDHGVPVAMPCPAGLHFNPELRVCDWPYAAGCEVQS from the exons ATGAGAG CTACGGCGGTGTGGGCGGCGCTGCTTCTGCAGCTGGCGGTCGTAGCGGCGGCGCCCTGGAACACGGGGTGTCTCTTCTCCAGGGACCCCGACTGTTGGCGATCGCACGCAG GCACAAGTGTGGATAATCACGCCTTTGGGACACTTCACACACAGAATTCGGCACTTACCCCAGCAAAGGATGACAACAGATGGCCACATATCCGACAGCAGGAAGCAGAAAATGGCGAAAGTGAACAAAATCATCCAGCCGATGTAAAGAAAAAGTACTTACATGAATTAACGAGACTCTTACAAGGTATTATGGCAGAGAGGGAAGAAAGAAGTAGGAGCGACAGCGACAgtagcagcgacagcagcagcagcagtagtagcacTAATGAGAACAATATTAGTAACACTGAAAACAGTAGCAGTAATGAATTTGGAAGTGGACAAGATGGACATAGTGGAGAGAATGGAAGTGGAAGTGGAGGTGGCAGTGGAGGACTAGCTGGTAGTGGAGGACTCGGAAGTGGCAGTGGAAATGGTGGAAACGGTGGTAATGGAGGCAACGGTGGGGACGGTGGAGACAGTGTAACTGGAGGAGATGGAGGGGATGGTGGAAATGGAGGTAATGGTGGAGATGCTGGCGACAGCAGCAATGGTGGTGATGCCGGTGATGGAGGAGATGGTGGTGATGGAGGCAATGGTGGTGATGCTGGAGATGGAGGTGATGGTGGAAATGGCGGCGATGGCGGAGATGGAGGTGATGGAGGCAGTGGTGGTGATGCTGGCAATGGAGGTGATGGTGGAAATGGAGGTGATGGTGGAGATGGAGGTGATGGAGGCAGTGGTGGTGATGCTGGCAATGGTGGAGATGGTGGTGATGGAGGTGATGGTGGAAATGGAGGTGACGGTGGAGATGGAGGTGATGGAGGCAGTGGAGGTGATGCTGGAGATGGAggagatggtggtgatggtggcgaCGGAGGCAATGGTGGCGATGCTGGAGATGGAGGAGATGGTGGAAATGGAGGCGATGGTGGTGATGGAGGTGATGGAGGCAGCGGTAGTGATGCCAGCAATGGAggagatggtggtgatggtggtgatggaggCAATGGTGGTGATGCTGGTGATGGAggagatggtggtgatggtggcgaTGGAGGCAACGGTGGTGATGCTGGAGATGGAGGTGATGGTGGAAATGGAGGCAATGGTGGTGATGGAGGTGATGGAAGCAGTGGTGGTGATGCTGGAGATGGAGGAGATGGTGGTGATGGAGGCAATGGTGGTGATGCTGGCGATGGAGGTGATGGTGGAAATGGAGGCGATGGTGGAGATGGAGGTGATGGAGGCAGTGGTGGTGACGCTGGCAATGGAGGAGATGGTGGTGATGGAGGCGATGGTGGTGATGCTGGTGATGGAGGTGATGGTGGAAATGGTGGTGATGGTGGCGATGGAGGCAATGGTGGTGATGCTGGAGATGGAGGAGATGGTGGAAATGGAGGCGATGGTGGTGATGGAGGTGATGGAGGCAGTGGTGGTGCTGCTGGAGATGGTGGTGATGGAGGCAGTGGCGGTGATGCTGgcgatggtggtgatggtggaaaTGGAGGTGATGGTGGAGATGGAGGTGATGGAGGCAGTGGTGGTGATGCTGGCAATGGTGGAGATGGTGGTGATGGAGGTGATGCTGGAAATGGAGGTGATGGTGGAGATGGAGGCAGTGGAGGTGATGCTGGAGATGGAggagatggtggtgatggtggcgaCGGAGGCAATGGTGGTGATGCTGGAGATGGAGGAGATGGTGGAAATGGAGGCGATGGTGGTGATGGAG GTGATGGAGGCAGTGGTGGTGAtgctggtgatggtggtgatggaggCAATGGCGGTGATGCTGGCGATGGTGGCGATGGTGGAAATGGAGGTGATGGTGGAGATGGAGGTGATGGAGGCAGTGGTGGTGATGCTGGCAATGGTggagatggtggtgatggtggtgatggaggTAATGGTGGTGATGCTGGTGATGGAGGAGATGGTGGTGATGGAGGCAATGGCGGTGATGCTGGTGATGGAGGTGATGGTGGAAACGGAGGTAATGGCGGAGATGGAGGTGAAGGAGGCAGTGGTGGTGATGCTGGAGATGGAGGAGATGGTGGTGATGGAGGCAATGGTGGTGATGCTGGCGATGGAGGTGATGGTGGAAATGGTGGCAATGGTGGAGATGCAGGTGATGGAGGCAATGGTGGTGATGCTGGAGATGGTGGAAATGGCGGTGATGGTGGAAATGGAGGTGATGGAGGCAGTGGTGGTGATGCTGGCAATGGAGGTGATGGTGGAAATGGTGGTGATGGTGGAGATGGAGGCAATGGTGGTGATTCTGGCAGTGGTGGCAGTGGAGGAAGTGGAGGAGATGGTGGTAATGGTGGAagtggtggcagtggtggcagTGATGGTAGTGATGGCACTGATGGCAGTGATGGAGGCAATGGTGATGATGCTGGAAATGGAGGTGATGGTGGCAATGGAGGAGATGGAGGTAATGGAGGCAGTGGTGGCGATGCTGGTGATGGAGGTGATGGTGGAGATGGTGGTGATGGAGGTAGTGGTGGAGGTGCTGGTGATGGAGGGGATGGTGGAAATGGTGGTGATGGTGGAGATGGAAGTGATGGAggcagtggtggtggtgctggtgatgGTGGCAATGGTGGTGATGGAGGCAATGGTGGTGATGCTGGTAATGGAGGTGATGGTGGAAATGGTGGAGATGGAGGTGATGGAGGCAGTGGTGGAGATTCTGGCAATGGAGGTGATGGTGGAAATGGTGGTGATGGAGGAGACGGTGGCAATGGTGGTGATTCTGGCAATGGAGGAGATGGTggagatggtggtgatggtggtgatggaggTAGTGGTGGAGGTGCTGGTGATGGAGGTGATGGTGGAAATGGTGGAGATGGAGGTGATGGAGGCAGTGGTGGAGATTCTGGCAATGGAGGTGATGGTGGAAATGGTGGTGATGGAGGAGACGGTGGCAATGGTGGTGATTCTGGCAATGGAGGAGATGGTGGAGATGGTGGAAATGGAGGTAATGGTGGAGATGGTGGTAATGGAGGTAATGGTGGAGAAGGTGGAGATGGCGGTAATGGAGGCGATGGTGGAGATGGCGGTAATGGAGGCGATGGTggagatggtggtgatggtggcaaCGGAGGTAATGGAGGTAATGATAATGATGGCCAGTCTAATAATGAAAGTGGCAGCAGTGATGGAGGCAGTGATTCTGATGGTGGCATTGGTGACTGCCCGGCCGTTGGCAGTTGTCCATTACACGAAGATGCTGGATCAGATGTTACACTGTTGCCCCATGCCACTGATTGTGGACAGTATTGTGTATGTGACCATGGCGTTCCAGTAGCCATGCCTTGTCCTGCAGGACTCCACTTCAACCCAGAGCTGAGAGTCTGCGACTGGCCATATGCTGCTGGTTGTGAGGTACAGAGCTAA